The Sulfolobus sp. A20 genomic interval CTTGGGCTGGCATCCAAACCTCGAGATCAAACTTTTTAGCAGCACATCCTCCTAAATCACCAGAAGCTATGTTTATTATTCTGTATGGCAATTCAAGCTGTTGAAACAGATTTTCAGAATTAGAGATCAATTCTGCATGATATTTCCAACTCTCTTGAGGGTTCGAAAAGATAAATTGCTCAACCTTATGAAATTGATGGACTCTGAATATTCCTTTCAAATCCTTATTTGCAGCTCCAGCTTCCTTTCTAAATGCTGGACTTATTCCAACGAATTTTAAGGGTAGTTTTTCTGCCTCGATCTCTTCCTTATAGAACATGGCAGCTATTGCGTGTTCTGCAGTAGCTATAAGGTATAAGTCCTCATTTTCTATCTTATATATTGCGTCTTTAAAGGTATCTAGATCAATTACTGACTTTATCACGTCTCCTCTTAACATGTAAGGGGGTAAGACTAGTGTATAACCTTGTTGAGTCATGAAGTCTATTGCAAAAAGCAGTAAAGCAAAATCAAGCCAAACTATGTCATTAAAAAGATAGTAGAATCTAGATCCCGCAATTTCAGATGCCTTTAACGTATTCCCTAAATGTAATACGTCCTCAAGCATTTCAGCATGACCTTTTGGTTTCCATTTAATTATTTCATACTCTACATTTGCGTTCTTAGTTTGTGCTAAGAAGGCTTCTAAATCCTTTTCATATACTTTAAATTTACCCCAGAACTTTATTGGAATACTGTAAGTTTCATCTGGACCTATGGGAACATCTTCTGCTACCAAATTGGGCAAAGAGGATAGCATTTCATCCCTCTCTCTTTCGATGTTTTCTAATTCTTTTTCCTTTTCCTCAAGTACTTTCAGTAGTTGCCTAGTTTCTTCTATTTTCTTTTTCCTTTCCTCTCCAGATAATTTAGAGATTTGAGAACTTAAGAGATTATGTTGATGTCTTAATTTCTCCACTTCTTGTAATACGGTTCTCCACTTTTTATCTAGTTCTACAGCTTTATCGATTAAAGAAACATCTACAAATCTCTTTTTCAAATTATTTTTTAACTCATCAGGATTTTTGCGCAAAAGCTCTAATATGCTCCAAGACATTAAATAAGTAATCTACTAAACCATTTTATGACTTCTGTTCATCAGCAGGTAGTCCATAAGTTTGGACCCACATCTCTACGATATCGTAACCATATAGTTGTTTAAATTTCTCCCTTCCCTCTGGAGTCATTTTTAATGGAGTCCATTGGGTATCTAAATCGATATCAACTTCAACGCTTTTAGCTGGAACAGTCTCCTTTATAACCTGCTCAACAGTGTAAATTAAATCATCTATAACTGGGCAACCAGGGGCAGTTAGTCCCAATCTTAAGTAAATATCTCCATCATCACTGATCTTTAAATCATAAATTAATCCTAGGTTTACTATGTCTACCGGTATCTCTGGATCGTAAACGTCCTTTAATGCATCTATTATCTTTTTCTTCCACTCCTCCTTATTGACATCTTGTTGTTTTGTACTCATATTCTTTAACTATGTTAAAGTAAATTTTAACTCTTACTATCTATAGTTGACTATAGTCTCTAAAGAAACAAGTACGATTACCAGTATGGCAAATAGGACCTAAAGATTTAACTTTAAAAAGCAAAGCATCAGCGTCACAGTCTACTCTTATTTCCTTAACTATCTGGTAGTTTCCGCTAGTTTCCCCCTTCAGCCATAACTTTTTCCTGCTTAATGACCAGAAATGGAGATATCCAGTAGTTAACGTCTTTATCACGGCTTCCTTGTTCATATTACCTACCATTAGAACCTCGTTTGTATTATAATCTTGTACTACAGCAATTACTGTATTATCCTCATGTCTAAAATTTAGTGTTGAAATAATCTTATTTATATCTTCACTTTTTAATTTTAACGTTTTACCCACCTTTTAAGGTTTTTTAAAAATATTCTTCCCGTTTCGCTACTTTTTTCAGGGTGAAATTGGGTCCCTACAACGTTTCTATCACAGATTAACGCTGGATATTCTACACCATACTTACTTTTCATGTATATTTTTTCACTATCTGGAGTATAGGCAACATAACTGTGAACATAATAAACGTATTTACCCTCCAAACCTTCTGATAGCTCACAGCCTTCATTGGCTTTATAAACCAAATCCCAGCCAATATGTGGTAGTTTAACGTCAGCCTTAATCTTGTCTACAACACCTCTAAACCACCCTAACCCTTTACTTTCTCCACCTTCCGTACCCTTCTCAAACATAATTTGCATACCTAAACATACACCTAGAAAGATATTACCAGATTTCCTTAAGTCATTTAGAAGATCATTATATTTGGATATAAAACTTGATACGGCAGAAAATGCACCTACACCGGGAAGTACGATAATGTCATAACCCTTTAGCGGTTCATTTCTTATTTCTACGTCAAATCCTAGCCTCTTTAACGCTGAAGATATACTATAAAGATTACCTACACCATAATTTATTACTAAAGCCTTCATTTTCTCCTCCTCTCTAACTCTTCATATACCTCATCTGGGGTCACTCCTTCCATTGCCATTAAGACCAGTAAATGGTAAATCAAGTCCGCAATCTCACTTATAAACCTCTCTCTACTTTCCGCTAAGGATGCTACAATTACTTCGACAGATTCTTCTCCTACTTTCCTAGCCACATATCCCTTACCCTTGCTCACAATTTCAACAGTGTAGCTATTATTAGGCTTCTTTTCTATTCTATCCACTATTACTCTATACAATTCATTGATAATTTGATCATTTGCCATACCTAACACCTATACTCTTTCCATGTATAACAAAACCCTCATAATTGGCTAATATCATTGAAGCCTCAATTATCTCCTTATATGGCTCTATAGAATTTGCATACATTATCGGTTTAAGATAGTCATAAACTGTAACTCCTCCTCTTATTCTTGCCCATTCATTAGTTGGTAATATGTGATTAGGTCCTGCTGAATAGTCAATTAAGGCTGGTGGAGTGTTTCCTAAGCTAATAGCTCCAGCGTTATAAATCTCATTAACCACTACATCATAGTTTTTAACATATAATGACAAGTGTTCGGGGGCAATCTGATTAGCGATTTGTATAGATTCTTCTAAATCTTTCGTTTTTATGATATAATAGTCGTTTATATTACTATAATTTTCACTTACCAATTTTTCATTGATTTTACTTATCAGTTCATCTGAATGAGATAGTAATACGATGAAGGTATTACTGCCATGTTCAGCTTGCGCAAGCATATCAAAATAGACATTGATTGGATCTGCACTTTCGTCGGCAATAATAACTAATTCCGTTGGTCCTTCAATGCCGTCTATACCTACCTCACTACTTACTAAATACTTAGCAGCCTGGACATAAATGTTACCTGGTCCAACTATCTTGTCAACCTTTCTAACTGACTCAGTACCATATGCTAAAGCCGCTATCGCTTGAGCTCCACCTATCTTATATGCTTCTTTTATTTTTAATTTAAGCGCAACGTAAGCCAATGCAGGATCAATTTCGCCTTTAGGGTTTGGAGGTGAAGCAAAGTATATTTCTTTGACTCCCGCGACTTCAGCAGGTACCCCAGCCATTAATAAAGTAGATGGATAGGAGTGTCTTCCCCCTGGGACATAAATTCCTATCCTCTCTATGCTCTTCCACAATATTCCAAAGCTTATACCTCTTAAGCCCCCGCCTATGTTGGGAGGAACTGTAGTTTCATGAAATGCTCTTATCTGATCGTAAATAAGGTCTAACGCTTTGACTACTTTTTCGTCTAGTCTTGATGCTTGATCTTCTAACTCTTTAGGACTAACCTTTATACTATTTACTTTTACCTTATCGAATTTCTCGGTGAGTTCATAAAGTGCTGAGTCTCCCTTCTCTTTCACTTTCTGTATTATCTCTTTTACAGTTGGAATAACATTACTGAAGTCGTTCGGTCTTCTTTGTGGTAAAGAATGGTGGATCATATTCTTACCTCTACACCTTTATTTCTCAAATATTTCTTAAGTTCCTTAATTCTAACTATTCCATCATGAAATATTCCTGCAGCTAACGCAGCATCAACATTAGCTATAGAAAAAACTTCATAGAAATGTTCAAGCTTACCTGCTCCTCCACTGGCTATAACTGGAACGTTAACTTCTTCCACTACCTTCTTAGTTAATTCTATGTCGTATCCTAATCTAGTGCCATCCCTGTCAATGCTGGTAAGTAAAATTTCTCCAGCTCCTAATTCATTAACTTCTCTAGCCCATCTAATAACATCAATATTTGTATTGTAAGTACCAGATTTTGTAAAAACTAACCACTTGTCTCCGACTTTTTTACCATCAATAGCTACTACAATAGCTTGTGAACCAAACTCCATAGCTCCTTGCCTTATTATCATTTTATTTTCTACAGCTGCAGTATTTATACTAACCTTATCAGCACCTGAACTTAGAGCTGTAGAGATATCATCTAGAGTTCTAACACCTCCTCCTACGGTTAGCGGAATTGATAAAACGCTTGCAGTATCCTTTATTACCTTATAAAATGTCTTTCTTCCCTCTATTGTTGCGGTTATGTCTAGAAACACTATCTCATCAGCACCTTCTTCTTCATATCTGCTCGCTAACTCAACTGGATCTCCCTTAAGCTTTAAATTTAGGAAATTAATTCCTTTTACTACTTTCCCATCTTTTACATCTAAACAAGCTATAATTCTTTTAGCTGTCATAATACTCCCTTTGTGCTCCTTATTTCGTTATCGATAATCCTAGTTGCGTCATATAATGTCATCCCCAATCCTTTGAACGAGGCTTCAATGATGTGATGTGTATTAAAACCATTTAATTGCATGATATGTAAGGTAATCCCGCTATTATAAGCAAAGGATTGAAAGAAGTGAAATACGTTTTCTATCGCCATACCACCTATTTCCTCCCTCTTTAGATCAAGATTCACAGATGCCATACCTCTGCTAGAGATATCTATTGAAACTAATATTAACGCCTCATCCATTGGAACTATAGCGTGAGAAAACCTCTTTATTCCTCTCTTATCTCCTAACGCCTCTTCTAATGCTTTACCTAATGTAATTGCAACATCTTCTATTATGTGATGATCGTCATATGGTAACTTATCTATGGCGTTAACTGTGGCGGTACAGTTCATATAAGTGAATAAAGTTGAGAGCATATGATTGAAGAAAGGAATTGGAGTAGATACTTTAATTTCTCCTCTCTTATCTATATCAAGAAAGATTTCAATCCTAGTCTCCTTAGTTTCCCTTACTCGATTAGATATCCTCGCCAAGTCTACCTTCCCTCAATTTATTTAGATAGAAAGCCATGCCAACTATCACATAATTAAAACCAATGCTTCCTAAAAACTGTATATCAGAAAGTGAGGAGACTCCTCCTGCGTATTCTCTTATTCCCTTTATTTTATCAACTAAAGTTTTAACTTTATGATCAACACCTTTAGCCGTTCCCTCATTGGTTATATATGTTAGTATTATTCCTAATACATTAAGACTATTTATAGTTTCTATAGCTTGTTCGGCATTAATACTCCTCTCCTTCCAACCTTTAATCAAAATTTTCCTATCGTTATCATAATCTATAGATACTAGAACTTTATTCTCACCAATCTCATCGAGTATGTGTTTAAATTCCTTAAAATTTATAAATGGTAATGTGGAAAGTATTATTGCGGAAACTCCTAATGAAATTAGCTTTTTCGCTCTATCGAGGCTTCTGATGCCACCACCTACCTGAATCCACTTAAAACCTATTTTGCAAATATCCTTAATATATTCCTCATTACTTCCAACACCTTCTGCCGAGTCCAAATCAATTACATGTATAGAGTCATATCCTTCTTCATATATGTTATATGCTATTTTTACCGGATCGCCTAGAATCAGACCAGTACCTTTTACGCCCCTGATTCTTTTCACTGCTTTTCCTTCACTTATATCAATGCTTGGTAATACCTTAATCATTTACTTTATCACCTTCTCTATATCTATTACGACAATATCTCTTGCTCCAGCAACTTTTACCTTAGCGATTAATTCTGGTAACTCGTTTTCATCGGCTACTGTAATCACTTCCCACATATCAGCCCTGCTGAGTCTAGATATCGCAGGCGCTAACATAGCAGGTAATGAAGTTATCACTAGATTCAGTTTATCGTCAGGTACGTTCATAAAGATCATCTTTTTACCCTTTGCTGATAGAGCCCCCTTCATCATTGTAAGAACTAAGTTAATCCTCTCAGCTTCATCACTTTTCATCCAATTTCTGTTCCCTATTACTGTAGCATAAGATTCCATTACAACATCTATTGGCTTTAATCCATGTAACTTAAGTGTAGTGCCGGTACTCATAACGTCTATAATAGCATCAGCAGCACCTAATGATGGCATCACTTCAGCTGCTCCGCTTATCTTAACTATTTTAGCATTTAATTCCTTTTTATTTACATATTCTTTAGCTATATTATAATATTTCGTTGCGATTCTCAAATCTTTTTTTCTTAATTCTTCAACTGACTCTTCTCTCCATACTTGAGGAATAGCTAAGACTATTTTAGATCGTCCAAAGTCTAATTTTATTAATTCCTCTACGCTGGCATTGCTCTCCACTACATAATCATGACCTGTCACTCCTAATTCTGATGCTCCACTCTCAACAATACTTGGAATGTCTTCCGTTCTTACCATTACTAGTTGAACTCCCTCCCAACTTGTCGGAACTATCAATGCCCTATCGTCACTTGCAGAGGGTTTTATTCCAACTGATTGTAAAAATTGAAGAGTTGGCTGTTGAAGTCTTCCCTTATTTGGTATTGCTATTTTCAAGTTCCCCACCCAATTTTTCTATTAACATATTACACTGCTCTTCCGTACCTACAGATATTCTGTAAAAATCGTCATATAGTTTCCTTATAGCAATTCCGTGCTTGATCAGCATTTTCCACAAATCTCTCTTATCTCTAACAAGGAGGAAGTTAGCTAACGATCTATAAACTTTTAGATTCATTTTCTTTAAATTATTGTATAATATTTCTTTATTTCTATTTATCATTTCTACTACTTCTTTCACATAAGAGTAATTTTGAAGTGCTTCAATACCAGCTATTAAAGATGGTAAAGGTATATCAAACGGTGTAGCAGTCTTCATTAAAGCTTTGACTATTTCTTCATTAGCAATAAGGTAACCTAACCTAAACGATGCCAAGGAAAAAGCCTTACTTAGAGTTCTGACTACCAAAAGATTTGGATATTCGTATATTAAAGGAGATACAGTATAGTTGGCAAATTCATGATATGCTTCGTCAATTAACACAAAACCTTTAGTGTTTTCAGCTAATTGAGCTACTAAATCTTTTTTTCCTCCAAGCATTGGTGAACCCGTAGGGTTGTTTGGATCATCTATCACTACCAGTTCCGCATTCTTAGCTAGTTCCAAAACTTTTTCAAGGTTCATTCTCCACCACTCTTTATCTTCTATTAAATCTACTCTAACGATTCTAGCTCCCCTAGCTTTTGTGTAAACTGAGTACATACTATAGGAAGGGAAATTAGTAACTACCAGATCTCCAGGCTCTAACAAGTTATAGAACACTGCCCTTAAAGACCCATCTGCTCCTACTGAAGGGTAAATGTTATCCAATTCTACCTTAGCGTACTCTGCAGCAAGCTCTCTATATCTTCTAATTAAGTCAGGGTGTTGATATCTATTTCCTTTATCAAGATAGTTTTTCACGGCTTCGATTATGAACTTAGGGGGCTCAAGGGGTGACTCGTTTAGATGTAATCTAGTTCCTTCCTTGATATCTGTAAAATCATATTCTTCTGCCGTTAATAACCAAGACTTTAATTTATTTCTAATTAAGTTGGTTGGTGCAATACAAAACCCTATATAAGACAAGTAAAAAAGGTAAATAAGCTTTGATGAAATATAGTATCCCGTGAATATTGTAGATTACATATTAAGTTTAAGAGGTAATAGAGTTTTAGTAGTCTCATACTTCATCAATGTAAAAGTTAATCTAATTTATAATATAATTAAAAAATTAAACAATTCCAACATATGTGTCATTAATTTTGAGAAGCTAATAAAGATAGTTAACTTTTCAATAAAACAAAGCTGTAATGAGAATTCATATGTAATAGTTTTTGAACCTAAAGGTGAAGACGATCTTACTATGAGGTACGATCTAGTAATAAGTACCTTCGAGATCAAAGCTAACTTTGATGAGATAGTAAAAATAGAAAAGATTTCGCAAAGTATGTATAAGGCTAAAAACAAGGCAGGCAATATGTTTCTTTTTAAAATAGTAAATGACAACATAGTTGAGGAATCATTAAAGCCATTGCAAGAGACTATAGTTAGCTTATTGAAGGAGTATGGTGGAGAGGTTGATATGAGTGATGTGGTTAATATTATATCAAAAAAATACGGATTAAGTAAAGATGCAACTAGACAAGAATTGTTATTCCTTAAGCAACTAGGTATCCTAGATATAAAAAACAAGAAAGTGTTTCTCACTCAACTATTATAGCTGGTCTTAGAGGTAAAGCGTCTTTCTTATACAATTCCTTAATCTTTAAATTATACTCATTAATCTCTACCTTAATTCCTAGCTTCTTCTCCATATACCTTGATAATTGACCTAATACTGATGTTTCATCTATATCAAAGTTTAGTGCTAATTTTTTCATGTCATCATCAAGTTCTAAAGACTCATTAAATATTCTCTGAAAGAGCCTAGCTTCATCTTTGTTCTTAGGCCTATGTAAATCCATGAAAGTCTTAGACTGTCCATTCGATTTAATAGCATCTTTTAATAATTCTTTAATTTCTTTATCTCTTACACAATATAAGGAGACCTTTTTAGGTTCTCCTTTATATACGTTTAATATAGATCTTATATCCTCGATTATTCTGTTCATGTACTCATACTCTAGCAAAGCTAATTCATCTATCTTAGCCTTCTCCACCTCTGGCCATTTTTCATTAACTATGAATTCTTGCCTATGAAGAATCTCATGCCAAATCTCCTCAGCTAAGTGTGGAGCAAACGGCGTAATTAGCTTCAACCACGTAATTAGCACCTCTCTTAGGATCCTACCATTAGCGTTCCTATTTTCTGCAGAGACCATGTTAAAGTACTCGTCAAGATTAGACGTAAACATAAAGAGGATTTCATTTATTGCATTTCTTAATTCAATGTTTTCCATATATTTTGTAACATTTTCAACCATCTTATAGGATATAGATAAAAGCCACTTCTCTGGAAAACCATGTGTTTCATCCTTATAGTTATCCAAATTATTAAATAGATCAAATATTTTTCTTACAGTTTCTCCAATAGTCTTAACTAGGGTTTCAGAAAAGTTAACATCAGAACCCATGTCAGCTGTGGAAGATAACGCTATTCTCATTATATCAATTCCAAACATCTTCAGACCTTTCCGCAATGGTATTATGTTCCTAAGTGATTTACTCATTTTCTTTCCTTCATATAACACTAAGCCGTTAACTGCGATAGCTTTAGGCCATAAGTTCTCTGGAAATATCGCAGCATGATTGAAAATGAAGAAGGTTAGATGATTAGGGATCAGATCCTTACCACTATGTCTTATATCCAATGGATACCAATACAAGAACTCTTCTCTTAATTCTTTAAGTACATCTGCTGTTATACCAGTTCTCTTACTTACTTCTTCTACATTTCCTAATCCCAACATCACATAATCCCAGAACTCTGGGGTAAGATGGGATAAGGTTATTCTATATTTCTTAATCTTGTGAGCTATCGTGTAATAGGCCATGTATATTGTTGAATCGCTTAAACTTTCTATTATCCACTTCTTATCCCAAGGCAATGGAGTTCCTAGACCTCTA includes:
- the hisG gene encoding ATP phosphoribosyltransferase, producing the protein MKIAIPNKGRLQQPTLQFLQSVGIKPSASDDRALIVPTSWEGVQLVMVRTEDIPSIVESGASELGVTGHDYVVESNASVEELIKLDFGRSKIVLAIPQVWREESVEELRKKDLRIATKYYNIAKEYVNKKELNAKIVKISGAAEVMPSLGAADAIIDVMSTGTTLKLHGLKPIDVVMESYATVIGNRNWMKSDEAERINLVLTMMKGALSAKGKKMIFMNVPDDKLNLVITSLPAMLAPAISRLSRADMWEVITVADENELPELIAKVKVAGARDIVVIDIEKVIK
- the hisC gene encoding histidinol-phosphate transaminase produces the protein MSSKLIYLFYLSYIGFCIAPTNLIRNKLKSWLLTAEEYDFTDIKEGTRLHLNESPLEPPKFIIEAVKNYLDKGNRYQHPDLIRRYRELAAEYAKVELDNIYPSVGADGSLRAVFYNLLEPGDLVVTNFPSYSMYSVYTKARGARIVRVDLIEDKEWWRMNLEKVLELAKNAELVVIDDPNNPTGSPMLGGKKDLVAQLAENTKGFVLIDEAYHEFANYTVSPLIYEYPNLLVVRTLSKAFSLASFRLGYLIANEEIVKALMKTATPFDIPLPSLIAGIEALQNYSYVKEVVEMINRNKEILYNNLKKMNLKVYRSLANFLLVRDKRDLWKMLIKHGIAIRKLYDDFYRISVGTEEQCNMLIEKLGGELENSNTK
- a CDS encoding metal-sulfur cluster assembly factor, which translates into the protein MSTKQQDVNKEEWKKKIIDALKDVYDPEIPVDIVNLGLIYDLKISDDGDIYLRLGLTAPGCPVIDDLIYTVEQVIKETVPAKSVEVDIDLDTQWTPLKMTPEGREKFKQLYGYDIVEMWVQTYGLPADEQKS
- the serS gene encoding serine--tRNA ligase; this translates as MSWSILELLRKNPDELKNNLKKRFVDVSLIDKAVELDKKWRTVLQEVEKLRHQHNLLSSQISKLSGEERKKKIEETRQLLKVLEEKEKELENIERERDEMLSSLPNLVAEDVPIGPDETYSIPIKFWGKFKVYEKDLEAFLAQTKNANVEYEIIKWKPKGHAEMLEDVLHLGNTLKASEIAGSRFYYLFNDIVWLDFALLLFAIDFMTQQGYTLVLPPYMLRGDVIKSVIDLDTFKDAIYKIENEDLYLIATAEHAIAAMFYKEEIEAEKLPLKFVGISPAFRKEAGAANKDLKGIFRVHQFHKVEQFIFSNPQESWKYHAELISNSENLFQQLELPYRIINIASGDLGGCAAKKFDLEVWMPAQAKFREMVSCSNCTDWQAFRMKIRYVDRKNNVKGYVHTLNSTAIASTRTITAILENYQREDGVVEVPKALRKYLEVFPSAPKEYIYPLKKKII
- the hisI gene encoding phosphoribosyl-AMP cyclohydrolase, whose translation is MGKTLKLKSEDINKIISTLNFRHEDNTVIAVVQDYNTNEVLMVGNMNKEAVIKTLTTGYLHFWSLSRKKLWLKGETSGNYQIVKEIRVDCDADALLFKVKSLGPICHTGNRTCFFRDYSQL
- the hisBd gene encoding imidazoleglycerol-phosphate dehydratase, translated to MARISNRVRETKETRIEIFLDIDKRGEIKVSTPIPFFNHMLSTLFTYMNCTATVNAIDKLPYDDHHIIEDVAITLGKALEEALGDKRGIKRFSHAIVPMDEALILVSIDISSRGMASVNLDLKREEIGGMAIENVFHFFQSFAYNSGITLHIMQLNGFNTHHIIEASFKGLGMTLYDATRIIDNEIRSTKGVL
- the hisA gene encoding 1-(5-phosphoribosyl)-5-((5-phosphoribosylamino)methylideneamino)imidazole-4-carboxamide isomerase, which produces MIKVLPSIDISEGKAVKRIRGVKGTGLILGDPVKIAYNIYEEGYDSIHVIDLDSAEGVGSNEEYIKDICKIGFKWIQVGGGIRSLDRAKKLISLGVSAIILSTLPFINFKEFKHILDEIGENKVLVSIDYDNDRKILIKGWKERSINAEQAIETINSLNVLGIILTYITNEGTAKGVDHKVKTLVDKIKGIREYAGGVSSLSDIQFLGSIGFNYVIVGMAFYLNKLREGRLGEDI
- the hisF gene encoding imidazole glycerol phosphate synthase subunit HisF, which translates into the protein MTAKRIIACLDVKDGKVVKGINFLNLKLKGDPVELASRYEEEGADEIVFLDITATIEGRKTFYKVIKDTASVLSIPLTVGGGVRTLDDISTALSSGADKVSINTAAVENKMIIRQGAMEFGSQAIVVAIDGKKVGDKWLVFTKSGTYNTNIDVIRWAREVNELGAGEILLTSIDRDGTRLGYDIELTKKVVEEVNVPVIASGGAGKLEHFYEVFSIANVDAALAAGIFHDGIVRIKELKKYLRNKGVEVRI
- the hisE gene encoding phosphoribosyl-ATP diphosphatase, with translation MANDQIINELYRVIVDRIEKKPNNSYTVEIVSKGKGYVARKVGEESVEVIVASLAESRERFISEIADLIYHLLVLMAMEGVTPDEVYEELERRRK
- the hisH gene encoding imidazole glycerol phosphate synthase subunit HisH; amino-acid sequence: MKALVINYGVGNLYSISSALKRLGFDVEIRNEPLKGYDIIVLPGVGAFSAVSSFISKYNDLLNDLRKSGNIFLGVCLGMQIMFEKGTEGGESKGLGWFRGVVDKIKADVKLPHIGWDLVYKANEGCELSEGLEGKYVYYVHSYVAYTPDSEKIYMKSKYGVEYPALICDRNVVGTQFHPEKSSETGRIFLKNLKRWVKR
- the hisD gene encoding histidinol dehydrogenase; the encoded protein is MIHHSLPQRRPNDFSNVIPTVKEIIQKVKEKGDSALYELTEKFDKVKVNSIKVSPKELEDQASRLDEKVVKALDLIYDQIRAFHETTVPPNIGGGLRGISFGILWKSIERIGIYVPGGRHSYPSTLLMAGVPAEVAGVKEIYFASPPNPKGEIDPALAYVALKLKIKEAYKIGGAQAIAALAYGTESVRKVDKIVGPGNIYVQAAKYLVSSEVGIDGIEGPTELVIIADESADPINVYFDMLAQAEHGSNTFIVLLSHSDELISKINEKLVSENYSNINDYYIIKTKDLEESIQIANQIAPEHLSLYVKNYDVVVNEIYNAGAISLGNTPPALIDYSAGPNHILPTNEWARIRGGVTVYDYLKPIMYANSIEPYKEIIEASMILANYEGFVIHGKSIGVRYGK